CTCCTCATAATGGACATAGACGGCGTTCTTACCGACGGGAAACTCTACTACACGGAACACGGGGAAACGATTAAAGTTTTCAACGTCCTTGACGGGATAGGAATAAAGCTCCTCCAAAAGATGGGAATAACCCTCGCGGTAATAAGTGGCAGGGATTCGGCTCCTTTAATAACCCGTTTAAAGGAACTGGGAGTAGAAGAGATATACACGGGCAGTTATAAAAAGCTTGAGATTTACGAAAAGATAAAGGAAAAGTATTCCTTAAAAGACGAAGAAATAGGGTTTATAGGGGACGACGTTGTGGATATAGAGGTGATGAAAAAAGTAGGCTTTCCAGTTGCGGTGAGAAATGCGGTTGAAGAAGTGAGAAAGGTTGCGGTTTACATTACGCAAAGAAACGGAGGAGAGGGTGCATTAAGGGAAGTTGCAGAACTCATACACTTTCTGAAGAATGATTAGAGGATTTTTTCTTATCTTACTTTTTTTACTCTTAGCCTTTTTTTCGGAAAATTACGTGAGGAGCTTAGAGAAATTAAAAGAAGAAATAACCGTCAGAAGCGAACTGAAAGGAGTAGAAATACAACTTTACGGAGAAAAGGGCCTTGAGTGGAGAATTCAAGGGAAAACTTTAACTTACGCGGACAATCAGGTGGTTATAAATGAGCCCGTTATAAGGACTCAAGACTACACCATAACTTCCGAAAAACTAT
The genomic region above belongs to Aquifex aeolicus VF5 and contains:
- the lptC gene encoding LPS export ABC transporter periplasmic protein LptC — protein: MIRGFFLILLFLLLAFFSENYVRSLEKLKEEITVRSELKGVEIQLYGEKGLEWRIQGKTLTYADNQVVINEPVIRTQDYTITSEKLYMNKKTRKGRLEGNVEIRGPNLYLRTTNAYIDLVKNISWGYNELILRKDTNVIKGRGFKIFFKPFKVQINEVESIHTTS
- a CDS encoding HAD-IIIA family hydrolase, which encodes MALRDRVKKLKLLIMDIDGVLTDGKLYYTEHGETIKVFNVLDGIGIKLLQKMGITLAVISGRDSAPLITRLKELGVEEIYTGSYKKLEIYEKIKEKYSLKDEEIGFIGDDVVDIEVMKKVGFPVAVRNAVEEVRKVAVYITQRNGGEGALREVAELIHFLKND